A stretch of Geomonas oryzisoli DNA encodes these proteins:
- a CDS encoding DUF2442 domain-containing protein: MKSISVDDEVVEPAAVRAWAEQRTVFVELTDGRIIGFPANRFPLLAKASDEELKEVTIRLNGFALRWEKLDEDITVPGIVAGNFPLPSLMN; the protein is encoded by the coding sequence ATGAAATCCATAAGCGTTGATGACGAAGTTGTCGAGCCTGCGGCGGTCAGGGCATGGGCCGAGCAGCGGACCGTATTCGTGGAACTAACAGATGGCAGGATCATCGGCTTCCCCGCGAACCGTTTTCCACTGCTGGCGAAGGCATCCGACGAAGAGCTCAAGGAAGTCACAATACGCCTGAACGGTTTCGCCCTGCGGTGGGAGAAACTCGACGAAGACATTACTGTCCCCGGTATAGTAGCCGGAAACTTCCCATTGCCCTCCCTGATGAACTAA
- the ric gene encoding iron-sulfur cluster repair di-iron protein: MEKTNPDPAETNNLETVGSVVARDFRTAEVFEKYGVDFCCGGNMPLAQACREKGIDLAVLLRDLEAVAARPLERSQNYDAWELPFLADYIVNAHHSYLKENIPTIAAYANKIVQVHGPNHPEVVQIAQIFERVAADLMQHLENEEGQLFPAIRKLTELEKEGGARNPEEIRKLKAVLSELGHEHDEVGAAVHEIRRLSKNYAVPADACNTFMVTYQKLKEFEDDLHKHVHLENNILFPKAGKL, encoded by the coding sequence ATGGAAAAAACAAATCCGGATCCTGCTGAAACAAACAACTTGGAAACCGTAGGTTCGGTGGTCGCCAGGGATTTTCGCACCGCCGAAGTCTTTGAAAAATACGGCGTCGACTTCTGCTGCGGCGGCAACATGCCGCTGGCGCAGGCTTGCCGCGAAAAAGGGATCGATCTCGCGGTACTGCTGCGCGACCTCGAAGCGGTAGCGGCCCGCCCGCTGGAGCGCAGCCAGAACTACGACGCCTGGGAACTTCCCTTCCTGGCCGACTACATCGTCAACGCGCACCACAGCTACCTGAAGGAAAACATCCCGACCATCGCGGCGTATGCCAACAAGATCGTGCAGGTGCACGGTCCCAACCACCCCGAGGTAGTGCAGATCGCCCAGATCTTCGAAAGGGTGGCGGCCGACTTGATGCAGCACCTGGAAAACGAGGAAGGGCAGCTCTTCCCCGCCATCAGGAAGCTCACCGAACTGGAGAAGGAAGGTGGCGCACGGAACCCCGAAGAGATCAGGAAGCTGAAGGCAGTCCTCTCGGAACTGGGTCACGAGCATGACGAGGTGGGAGCCGCGGTGCACGAGATCCGCCGGCTTTCCAAGAACTACGCCGTGCCCGCCGACGCCTGCAACACCTTTATGGTCACCTATCAGAAACTGAAAGAGTTCGAGGACGATCTGCACAAACACGTCCACCTGGAGAACAACATCCTGTTCCCGAAGGCCGGGAAGCTGTAA
- a CDS encoding DUF4160 domain-containing protein, whose translation MLMLEEQLSVPTVARRDEPLENLTENPRFAIVHQCPTRCWKVAMPTVLRSGTYRFHFYSDEGKEPPHIHVETPDGECKFWLEPIRLARNKGVSPLILRDIERTVYQNKELFLEKFYEIHKR comes from the coding sequence ATGTTGATGCTGGAAGAGCAGCTTTCGGTGCCCACCGTAGCGAGAAGAGACGAACCCCTTGAAAATTTGACAGAAAATCCCCGCTTCGCTATAGTGCATCAGTGTCCAACTCGCTGCTGGAAGGTCGCCATGCCGACTGTTCTAAGAAGTGGCACATATCGCTTTCACTTTTATTCCGACGAGGGGAAAGAGCCTCCTCATATCCATGTGGAAACGCCGGACGGTGAGTGCAAGTTCTGGCTGGAACCAATACGGTTGGCAAGGAACAAGGGTGTTTCTCCTTTGATCCTGCGCGATATAGAGCGCACGGTCTACCAGAACAAGGAGCTGTTTCTGGAGAAATTTTATGAAATCCATAAGCGTTGA
- a CDS encoding bacteriohemerythrin, which translates to MLVQWRDDLSIGMLEIDVQHKLLFDKFNAFVNAYQSNQDTDEIMRMFWFLEAYAVTHFKEEEKLMQQVRYPDYEKHREKHLAFIDQINQLKERLKAEGLSQGVVNNMTSFITSWLIEHISTMDRAIGRFVNNSAAPPLP; encoded by the coding sequence ATGCTGGTCCAGTGGAGAGACGATCTCAGCATCGGGATGCTGGAGATCGACGTTCAGCACAAGCTTCTTTTCGATAAGTTCAACGCCTTCGTCAACGCCTACCAGTCCAACCAGGATACGGACGAGATAATGCGCATGTTCTGGTTTCTGGAAGCCTACGCGGTCACGCACTTCAAGGAAGAGGAGAAGCTGATGCAGCAGGTCCGCTATCCCGACTATGAGAAACATCGGGAAAAGCACCTTGCCTTCATCGACCAGATAAACCAACTGAAAGAGCGCCTGAAAGCGGAGGGACTCTCCCAGGGTGTGGTCAACAACATGACCAGCTTCATCACCAGTTGGCTCATCGAACACATCTCCACCATGGACCGCGCCATCGGCCGCTTCGTCAACAACTCCGCAGCCCCCCCCCTGCCCTGA